Proteins co-encoded in one Gehongia tenuis genomic window:
- a CDS encoding glycosyltransferase, whose amino-acid sequence MDQPRISVIIPVYNTAKYLAACLDSALNQSLQEAEFLCINDGSTDGSPEILAKYAQKDSRLRVLTKENEGLSVARNLGIAEARGEYLCFLDSDDLIQPGALQAMYEAASPEQLDLLVFDFDLLHDGGPEIGGGRPDAWRRKRHHDGLKSGEAMYVEMLREGDYRCMAWGQCLRRAFLQETGHRFVPGMVHEDELFTLNALLLAQKVRHLHRSLYVYRLRQGSIMNSPYSFAKLSSRIKILLDEAKLALSPELSQDTRECIAAVAQDLLQNTLKIYAGWLPGRKS is encoded by the coding sequence ATGGATCAACCCCGCATATCCGTCATCATTCCCGTGTACAACACGGCAAAATATTTGGCGGCGTGCCTTGACAGCGCGCTGAACCAATCCCTTCAGGAGGCGGAATTTCTCTGCATCAACGATGGTTCCACCGACGGCTCCCCCGAAATTTTGGCGAAATATGCCCAAAAGGACAGCAGGCTGCGGGTTCTAACCAAGGAAAATGAGGGATTGTCCGTGGCCCGGAACCTTGGTATCGCCGAGGCCCGGGGGGAATATCTCTGCTTTTTGGACAGCGACGATCTGATCCAGCCCGGCGCGCTTCAGGCCATGTATGAGGCGGCATCCCCGGAGCAGCTTGATCTTCTGGTCTTTGACTTTGATCTGCTGCACGACGGCGGCCCCGAGATTGGGGGAGGCCGGCCGGATGCCTGGCGCCGGAAACGGCATCATGATGGATTGAAGAGCGGAGAGGCCATGTATGTGGAGATGCTGCGGGAGGGCGATTACCGCTGCATGGCCTGGGGGCAGTGCCTGCGCCGCGCCTTTCTTCAAGAGACGGGGCACCGGTTCGTGCCGGGCATGGTTCACGAGGATGAACTGTTCACCCTGAATGCGCTGCTCCTCGCTCAAAAGGTCCGCCACCTCCACCGGTCCCTGTACGTATACCGGCTCAGGCAGGGTTCCATCATGAATTCGCCCTACTCCTTCGCCAAGCTCTCTTCCCGCATAAAAATCCTGCTGGATGAGGCGAAGCTCGCCCTTTCCCCCGAGCTTTCCCAGGACACCCGGGAGTGTATCGCCGCCGTCGCCCAGGATCTGCTGCAAAACACCCTGAAAATCTACGCCGGCTGGCTTCCCGGCCGCAAGTCTTGA
- a CDS encoding GNAT family N-acetyltransferase encodes MQYRHLTQDEINADLFAHFQRHQEVRRCWRKIEGRWMLIDHPFVEEWSREDYAFLVECLQNTLRTGGGVMGAFEDGLLKGFASVETRPLGSRGQYLQLSALHVSSDCRGAGTGRVLFGMAAEKARALGAERLYISGHSAEETQAFYQAMGCQEAEEYDDALHAAEPCDCQLEFIL; translated from the coding sequence ATGCAGTATCGTCATCTGACCCAAGACGAAATCAACGCCGATCTCTTCGCCCATTTCCAGCGCCATCAAGAGGTCAGGCGGTGCTGGCGAAAAATTGAGGGACGGTGGATGCTCATCGACCACCCCTTCGTGGAGGAATGGTCAAGGGAGGACTATGCCTTTTTGGTGGAATGCCTGCAAAATACCCTGCGGACCGGCGGCGGCGTGATGGGCGCGTTCGAGGACGGTCTTTTGAAAGGCTTCGCCTCGGTGGAAACCCGGCCTTTGGGCTCCCGTGGCCAATACCTTCAGCTTTCCGCCCTTCACGTGTCCAGCGACTGCCGGGGCGCGGGCACGGGCCGCGTTCTGTTTGGGATGGCCGCGGAAAAGGCGCGGGCGCTGGGCGCAGAAAGGCTCTACATCTCCGGCCATTCAGCGGAGGAAACCCAGGCCTTCTACCAGGCCATGGGCTGTCAGGAGGCCGAGGAATACGATGATGCGCTCCATGCCGCCGAGCCCTGTGACTGTCAGTTGGAATTCATCCTCTGA
- a CDS encoding PadR family transcriptional regulator, with translation MDNRYVQQFKKGSLEMVLLCLIGRRETYGYEIITELNQREETLGYAREGTIYPILYRLVQAGLIQSRLAPAANGGTKKYYSLTVRGREVLTELVAFWRDYTRCVDQFIESYEIAEVKP, from the coding sequence TTGGACAACCGGTACGTACAGCAATTCAAAAAGGGTTCCCTGGAGATGGTGCTTCTATGTCTGATCGGGCGGCGGGAAACCTACGGCTATGAGATCATCACTGAACTCAACCAAAGGGAGGAAACCCTCGGCTACGCCCGGGAGGGGACCATCTATCCCATCCTCTACCGCCTTGTGCAGGCCGGGCTCATCCAAAGCCGGTTGGCGCCGGCGGCCAACGGCGGCACCAAGAAATACTATTCCCTCACCGTTAGAGGCCGGGAGGTGCTTACGGAGCTGGTGGCCTTTTGGCGGGATTACACCCGCTGTGTGGATCAGTTCATTGAAAGCTACGAAATTGCGGAGGTGAAGCCATGA